A genomic region of Rhodomicrobium lacus contains the following coding sequences:
- a CDS encoding coniferyl aldehyde dehydrogenase: MTTLEAPDVKPQTRLAEVLTLQRTAFLRDGPPDLDERREDLKRLIAAIGEKADAIASAISADFGSRSSHETIVADVWPVVAGARNTVKQLRGWMKPRSVGVGIELLPGRGRILYQPLGVVGIISPWNYPFQLAVAPLVAALAAGNRVMLKPSELTPRTSEFLSEFLAKLFPEEKVATVLGGADVGAAFSSLPFDHLLYTGSTEIGRRVMRAAAENLTPVTLELGGKSPCIIAADANLAAACRSVAFGKLLNAGQTCIAPDYALVPKQMLADFVGGLEAAIRALYPTLRDNPDYTSIINARHYARIARLVDEARARGVRIVEINPGGEQLAPDARKFAPTLVIEPPADLAVMREEIFGPVLPILSYNTLDDAIAFVNARPRPLALYYFGVGTTDRDRVLARTTSGGAAVNETLLHVAAENLPFGGVGASGMGAYHGEAGFRTFSHAKSVFLQNRINATGLLHPPYGRAADFMRKFLLGR; encoded by the coding sequence ATGACCACTCTTGAGGCTCCCGACGTCAAACCGCAGACCCGCCTTGCCGAGGTGCTGACTCTTCAGCGCACCGCCTTTCTGCGCGACGGGCCGCCTGACCTCGATGAGCGCCGCGAGGATCTCAAGCGCCTCATCGCCGCCATCGGTGAAAAGGCCGACGCGATCGCGAGCGCCATTTCCGCCGATTTCGGTTCGCGGTCGTCGCATGAGACGATCGTAGCCGATGTCTGGCCTGTGGTTGCGGGTGCCCGCAACACCGTGAAGCAACTGCGCGGGTGGATGAAGCCCAGGAGCGTCGGCGTCGGCATCGAGCTTTTGCCGGGACGGGGGCGCATCCTGTATCAGCCGCTTGGCGTGGTGGGCATCATCAGCCCGTGGAATTATCCGTTCCAGCTCGCCGTCGCCCCCCTCGTCGCCGCCCTCGCCGCCGGCAATCGTGTCATGCTGAAGCCGTCGGAACTGACGCCGCGCACGTCGGAGTTTCTGTCTGAGTTCCTCGCGAAGCTGTTCCCGGAAGAGAAGGTGGCGACGGTGCTCGGTGGCGCGGATGTCGGCGCGGCGTTCTCGTCGCTTCCATTCGACCATCTGCTTTATACCGGCTCGACGGAGATAGGCCGCCGGGTCATGCGAGCCGCCGCCGAAAACCTGACACCCGTGACGCTGGAACTCGGCGGCAAGTCCCCGTGCATCATTGCCGCGGATGCGAATCTTGCCGCCGCCTGCCGGAGCGTTGCGTTCGGCAAGCTACTGAACGCCGGTCAGACGTGCATCGCGCCCGATTACGCTCTGGTTCCGAAGCAGATGCTGGCTGATTTCGTCGGCGGTCTTGAAGCGGCGATCCGGGCTCTGTACCCAACGCTTCGCGACAATCCGGACTACACGAGCATCATCAACGCGCGCCATTACGCCCGCATCGCGCGTCTCGTGGACGAAGCACGCGCGCGCGGCGTGCGTATCGTGGAGATCAATCCCGGGGGGGAGCAGCTCGCTCCGGATGCGCGGAAATTCGCGCCGACACTCGTCATCGAACCGCCCGCCGATCTGGCCGTGATGCGCGAGGAAATTTTCGGGCCGGTGCTGCCGATCCTTTCATACAACACGCTCGACGACGCCATCGCCTTCGTCAACGCGCGCCCGCGCCCGCTTGCTCTGTACTATTTCGGTGTGGGGACGACGGACCGGGACCGTGTGCTTGCGCGGACCACGTCCGGCGGCGCGGCGGTCAACGAAACGCTGCTGCACGTCGCGGCAGAGAATCTGCCGTTCGGCGGCGTGGGCGCGTCGGGCATGGGCGCGTATCACGGCGAAGCCGGGTTCCGGACCTTCAGCCACGCCAAGAGCGTTTTCTTGCAGAACCGCATCAATGCCACGGGCCTGCTGCACCCGCCCTATGGCCGCGCTGCCGATTTCATGCGCAAGTTTCTGCTTGGGCGGTAG